In Paraburkholderia bryophila, a single genomic region encodes these proteins:
- the murU gene encoding N-acetylmuramate alpha-1-phosphate uridylyltransferase MurU gives MTTSVKKAMIFAAGRGERMRPLTDTCPKPLLEVGGKPLIVWQIERLALAGFRTIVINHAWLGEQFETVLGNGSRWQVELDYSAEHEALETAGAIAQALPLLEDGDKDGDRGEVFVGVAGDVYADFDYAALNAHADRLSALPEPGMHLVMVPNPVFHPDGDFGLIDGVVSLDAQPRLTFGSIGLYDTRMFRALPRGTRRALTPYYRETISRGLASGELYEGVWENVGTAAQLGALDLRLKSAR, from the coding sequence ATGACGACATCCGTGAAGAAAGCGATGATTTTCGCCGCGGGCCGCGGTGAGCGCATGCGTCCGTTGACCGATACCTGCCCGAAACCGTTGCTCGAAGTGGGCGGCAAACCGCTCATCGTGTGGCAGATCGAGCGGCTCGCGCTGGCCGGCTTTCGCACTATCGTGATCAACCACGCGTGGCTCGGCGAGCAGTTCGAGACCGTGTTGGGCAACGGCTCACGCTGGCAGGTCGAGTTGGACTACTCGGCCGAGCATGAAGCGCTGGAAACGGCCGGCGCGATCGCGCAGGCGCTGCCGTTACTGGAAGACGGCGACAAAGACGGTGACCGCGGCGAAGTGTTCGTCGGCGTCGCCGGCGACGTGTACGCCGACTTCGACTACGCCGCGCTGAATGCCCACGCCGACAGACTCAGCGCGTTGCCCGAGCCGGGCATGCATCTGGTGATGGTGCCGAATCCGGTCTTTCATCCGGACGGCGATTTCGGTCTGATCGACGGGGTGGTGTCGCTCGACGCGCAGCCGCGTCTGACGTTCGGCAGCATCGGCCTCTACGACACGCGAATGTTCCGCGCTCTGCCGCGCGGCACGCGGCGCGCGCTAACGCCGTACTACCGCGAAACGATCTCGCGCGGGCTGGCGAGCGGCGAGTTGTACGAAGGCGTGTGGGAGAACGTCGGCACGGCGGCTCAGCTCGGCGCGCTGGACTTACGGTTGAAAAGCGCGCGCTAG